A DNA window from Luteolibacter luteus contains the following coding sequences:
- a CDS encoding MMPL family transporter, whose translation MRKWWLHLMLLAAVAVAALGLTRLKFDTDILSMLPGDLPEVKGLKAHHRAFAREDEAILLVEGTGEESPSVAAKSLAEALQADGVVKEARWQPRWTAEPQGLAELLSYLWLNGDPEQAKALADRLSEANSRAAMEEIVENLATSLSGQDLAMQAHDPFGFLDHPAVADLLSASGGGGGAFESADGTSHLVFIDAPAEVHGYRQAEEWIGKIRASIAKWEQTEQGKGFKVGLTGEPVFSSEIGMAMEKDLSGSIGLTLTLIGLLFWWMQRRLMLLGGLIVTLCLVFAVALGVAGWIYGELSIMALSSAEILIGLATDYGLVICQEAKVAGHNKKVLLHASGKPVLCGAATTAVVFLALNLGGLPGMAQLGSIVAYGLVAAGLLMIAFYLPWVVKFGVNRAPAEDEAKWLPRRKKSWIFTGVLVAASLAVVVIMGMPGVEFDSKIMRPRNSLAMGSFERMQEKFPDRDSRLLRIVVEAEDDVTMLSRLSEAEQRLDRAKQEGVLEEATFPGGWWPDPARQELNRPILQEIAKQAPRLLAEADDIGFSEEGTGLGKMVLEILGKQGQGAFFPESPAAREVMQLFLHRDEKGGGLVIGTVIPKPEVEPMSEGYPRLRELNGNGIWLSGWSLFKPAISGLVKDDMVKMLLPMGLLLLGMMAVIFRRFRDVGYALLTMLVSILGMLAIMRLFGLKWNFVNLMATPLLLGTGIDYAIHVTLTLKRTGMCFKELWNGTGKALLFCGASNVIGFGSLIFSSSDALVSLGQVAVIGILFSMAVSIFLLPGWHARSPKM comes from the coding sequence ATGCGGAAATGGTGGCTCCATCTGATGTTGCTGGCGGCGGTAGCCGTGGCGGCACTCGGGCTGACGCGGTTGAAGTTCGACACGGATATTCTCTCGATGTTGCCCGGCGATTTGCCGGAGGTGAAGGGGCTGAAGGCGCATCACCGCGCCTTTGCCCGGGAGGACGAGGCGATCTTGCTGGTGGAGGGAACGGGGGAGGAATCGCCTTCCGTCGCGGCAAAGTCGCTCGCGGAGGCCCTTCAGGCGGATGGCGTGGTAAAGGAAGCCCGCTGGCAGCCGCGTTGGACGGCGGAGCCGCAGGGGCTGGCCGAGTTGCTTTCCTATCTCTGGCTCAATGGCGATCCGGAACAGGCGAAGGCGCTCGCGGATAGGCTGTCGGAGGCGAATTCCCGGGCTGCGATGGAAGAGATCGTGGAGAATCTGGCGACCTCGCTCAGCGGTCAGGATCTGGCGATGCAGGCGCACGATCCCTTTGGCTTCCTCGATCACCCTGCGGTGGCGGATCTGCTGTCTGCCTCCGGCGGTGGCGGCGGGGCATTTGAGAGTGCGGATGGCACATCGCACCTCGTCTTTATCGATGCTCCGGCGGAGGTCCATGGTTATCGCCAGGCGGAAGAATGGATCGGCAAGATCCGGGCCTCGATCGCGAAGTGGGAACAGACCGAGCAGGGCAAGGGCTTCAAGGTGGGGCTGACGGGTGAGCCGGTCTTCTCCTCGGAGATCGGCATGGCGATGGAGAAGGATCTCAGCGGCTCGATCGGGCTCACGCTCACCTTGATCGGCTTGCTCTTTTGGTGGATGCAGCGGCGGCTGATGCTGCTGGGCGGGTTGATCGTGACGCTGTGCCTGGTCTTCGCAGTGGCCTTGGGCGTGGCGGGCTGGATCTACGGTGAGCTTAGTATCATGGCGCTGAGTTCCGCGGAAATCCTGATCGGCCTGGCGACGGATTACGGGCTGGTGATTTGCCAGGAAGCGAAGGTCGCGGGGCATAACAAAAAGGTGCTGCTGCATGCGAGTGGCAAGCCGGTGCTCTGCGGGGCGGCGACCACTGCGGTGGTGTTCCTCGCGCTGAATCTCGGCGGCCTGCCGGGGATGGCGCAGCTCGGCAGCATCGTGGCGTATGGATTGGTCGCGGCGGGCCTGCTGATGATCGCGTTCTACCTGCCTTGGGTGGTGAAGTTCGGGGTGAACCGCGCCCCGGCGGAAGACGAGGCGAAGTGGCTGCCGCGACGGAAGAAATCGTGGATTTTCACCGGGGTTCTGGTGGCAGCTTCCTTGGCCGTGGTGGTGATCATGGGGATGCCCGGGGTGGAGTTTGACTCGAAGATCATGCGGCCGCGGAACAGCCTGGCGATGGGCTCCTTCGAGCGGATGCAGGAGAAATTCCCGGACCGTGATTCGCGCCTGCTGCGGATCGTGGTGGAGGCGGAGGATGATGTGACGATGCTGTCCCGGCTTTCGGAAGCGGAGCAGCGACTTGATAGGGCGAAGCAGGAAGGCGTGCTCGAAGAAGCGACCTTTCCGGGTGGTTGGTGGCCGGATCCTGCGCGGCAGGAGCTGAACCGGCCCATCTTGCAGGAGATCGCGAAGCAAGCGCCGCGTCTGCTTGCCGAGGCGGATGACATCGGCTTCTCCGAGGAGGGGACGGGGCTTGGGAAAATGGTTCTCGAGATTCTGGGCAAACAAGGGCAGGGGGCCTTCTTCCCGGAGTCCCCCGCAGCGCGGGAGGTGATGCAGCTGTTCCTGCATCGCGACGAAAAGGGCGGTGGCCTGGTGATCGGAACGGTGATTCCGAAGCCGGAAGTCGAGCCGATGTCGGAGGGATATCCGCGCCTGCGTGAACTCAATGGAAACGGGATCTGGTTGAGCGGCTGGAGTCTCTTCAAACCCGCGATCTCGGGGTTGGTGAAGGACGACATGGTCAAGATGCTGCTGCCGATGGGACTGCTCCTGCTCGGGATGATGGCGGTGATCTTCCGTCGCTTCCGAGATGTGGGCTATGCCCTTCTGACGATGCTGGTGAGCATCCTGGGGATGCTTGCGATCATGCGGCTCTTCGGGTTGAAGTGGAACTTCGTGAACCTGATGGCGACACCGCTCTTGTTAGGCACCGGCATCGATTACGCGATCCACGTCACGCTGACGCTCAAGCGGACCGGGATGTGCTTCAAGGAGCTCTGGAACGGGACGGGGAAGGCGCTGCTTTTCTGTGGAGCCTCGAACGTCATCGGCTTCGGATCGCTGATCTTTTCTTCGAGCGATGCGCTGGTGAGCCTCGGTCAGGTGGCGGTGATCGGGATCCTTTTCAGTATGGCCGTATCGATCTTCCTGTTGCCGGGATGGCATGCGAGGTCACCGAAAATGTGA
- a CDS encoding LolA family protein, which translates to MRPLLVLLSLISLAHAELDSKPLETWINKQKDLQSLDARFVQERKLPSLKKPVATPGRMRMQRPGKLCWELGEPVKTMAVSDGQTMTLLDVSKKRGKRIDAESTEARQFTLLSDNAFRDLAGFQQTFELIESRVTDGSYQLTVKPKDKTLRRQVPWMYLEIDTKDYQLRSLELELEDKSRIRTVFSNAKINAKIDPAIFTPDTSGYRML; encoded by the coding sequence ATGCGACCCCTGCTAGTCCTGCTTTCCCTGATCTCGCTGGCCCATGCCGAGCTCGACTCCAAGCCGCTGGAAACCTGGATCAACAAGCAGAAGGACTTGCAGAGCCTCGACGCCCGGTTCGTGCAGGAGCGGAAGCTCCCCTCGCTGAAAAAGCCGGTCGCTACCCCGGGCCGCATGCGGATGCAGCGCCCCGGCAAGCTCTGCTGGGAACTCGGCGAGCCGGTCAAAACCATGGCGGTCTCAGACGGCCAGACCATGACCCTGCTCGATGTGTCGAAAAAACGCGGGAAGCGCATCGACGCCGAGTCCACCGAGGCCCGCCAGTTCACCCTGCTTTCGGACAACGCGTTTCGCGACCTCGCCGGCTTCCAGCAGACCTTCGAGCTGATCGAGTCCCGCGTCACCGATGGCAGCTATCAGCTTACCGTAAAGCCAAAGGACAAGACCCTGCGCCGCCAGGTGCCGTGGATGTATCTGGAGATCGACACCAAGGACTACCAGCTTCGCTCCCTCGAGCTGGAGCTGGAAGACAAGTCCCGCATTCGCACCGTCTTCAGCAATGCCAAGATCAATGCGAAGATCGACCCGGCGATCTTCACTCCTGACACCTCCGGCTACCGGATGCTCTGA
- a CDS encoding type IV pilus twitching motility protein PilT, with translation MNPEIRSLIQNAFVGGASDVFLMEGEKPRVRSDGDVITAFGATISREDVADIWRTCGANPDTENDGDSSLQVEGAGRLRANLYRTLGRLAVALRPIKKDIPTFEQLGLPGAMLTSWMERRSGLIVVCGPTGSGKSTTIAACLQWVNRNQPRHIVTIEDPIEYLFENDRALFSQREVRRDTENFSVALRAALRQNPDIILFGEIRDAETAYAALRAAETGHLVISTLHGSGVAGVPTAMERLNRILSDTSTAGAASLLAHQLIGAIAQQLLPRIDGGVVAVLEYFQNEGATRKWIEENRYDELKDHLNKTEDSKGCSFLRYLVAATNQGILDPATARSATDRPLDFDRAMRGIS, from the coding sequence GTGAACCCCGAGATCCGATCCTTGATCCAGAACGCCTTCGTCGGAGGCGCCAGTGATGTTTTCCTGATGGAGGGCGAAAAGCCCAGGGTTCGGAGTGACGGGGATGTGATCACCGCTTTCGGGGCCACGATTTCACGCGAAGACGTGGCCGACATCTGGCGGACCTGCGGGGCAAACCCGGATACCGAAAATGACGGTGACTCCAGCCTCCAGGTGGAGGGCGCAGGCCGCTTGCGCGCGAACCTCTACCGCACCCTCGGTCGTTTGGCCGTAGCCCTGCGCCCGATCAAAAAGGATATCCCTACCTTTGAGCAACTCGGCCTGCCAGGTGCCATGCTCACTTCTTGGATGGAGCGGCGTTCCGGCCTGATCGTGGTCTGCGGTCCCACCGGCTCCGGAAAATCCACCACCATTGCGGCCTGCCTGCAGTGGGTAAACCGGAACCAGCCCCGCCACATCGTCACGATCGAGGACCCCATCGAATACCTTTTCGAGAACGACCGCGCCCTCTTCTCCCAGCGCGAGGTCCGGCGGGATACCGAGAATTTCAGCGTGGCCCTGCGCGCCGCGCTCCGTCAAAACCCCGACATTATTCTCTTCGGTGAAATCCGGGATGCGGAGACAGCCTACGCTGCCCTGCGCGCCGCGGAAACCGGCCACCTTGTGATTTCCACGCTGCACGGATCCGGCGTGGCTGGCGTGCCCACGGCCATGGAGCGCCTGAACCGTATCCTCAGTGACACCAGCACCGCCGGTGCTGCGAGCCTTCTGGCACACCAGCTCATTGGTGCTATCGCCCAACAGCTACTACCACGCATCGATGGGGGCGTGGTGGCCGTGCTCGAGTATTTCCAGAACGAGGGTGCCACCCGCAAGTGGATCGAGGAAAACCGCTACGACGAGTTGAAGGATCACCTCAACAAGACCGAGGACTCGAAGGGCTGCTCCTTCCTGCGCTATCTGGTCGCCGCCACCAATCAAGGTATCCTCGATCCCGCCACGGCGCGTTCTGCCACGGACCGGCCGCTCGATTTTGATCGTGCGATGCGCGGTATTTCATAA
- a CDS encoding type IV pilus twitching motility protein PilT, with protein sequence MSQVREITDYLRQTVQLGGSDLHLSTWAPPAARVGGNLVPLEDFLLDPDTTRRLIHDTLSEAQRASLEQNWELDYALQLEGVGRFRGNVHVARGCHEAAFRHIPQEIPELGTLGHHPVVDEICQLRRGLVLVTGITGSGKSTTLAAMIKRISENRSGVIVTIEDPIEFVFSHASCLIKQREVGADTRGFPVALRQSLRQDPDVIVVSELRDLETIRIALTAAETGHLVLATLHTVDAPQSIDRLVDVFPPEQQSQIVTQLAGVIEAVVSQRLIQRADGQGRVLASEVMRASHGIRACIRERKLEQLVGLMEIGFKDGSRTIDQTIAALLNSGYITREEALFHCREKRNFPEPEASNEPKKPKSIWT encoded by the coding sequence GTGAGTCAGGTACGCGAAATCACCGATTATCTCCGGCAGACCGTCCAACTGGGCGGCTCCGATCTCCATCTTTCCACTTGGGCACCGCCCGCCGCACGCGTGGGCGGCAACCTGGTACCACTCGAGGACTTCCTTCTCGATCCGGATACTACCCGGCGCCTGATCCACGATACGCTTTCGGAAGCCCAACGCGCCTCCCTTGAGCAAAATTGGGAGCTGGACTACGCCTTGCAACTGGAAGGCGTAGGACGTTTCCGCGGCAATGTCCACGTCGCCCGCGGTTGCCATGAGGCGGCCTTCCGCCACATCCCCCAGGAAATCCCGGAGTTGGGCACCTTGGGGCACCATCCGGTCGTCGATGAAATCTGCCAGCTCCGTCGTGGTCTGGTGCTCGTCACCGGAATCACGGGGTCGGGCAAATCCACCACCCTCGCGGCGATGATCAAGCGTATCTCGGAGAACCGCTCCGGCGTGATCGTCACCATCGAAGATCCCATCGAGTTTGTCTTCTCCCACGCGAGCTGCCTTATCAAGCAGCGCGAAGTGGGTGCCGACACACGGGGTTTCCCCGTGGCCCTGCGCCAGTCGCTGCGCCAGGACCCGGACGTGATCGTGGTGTCGGAGTTGCGTGACTTGGAAACGATCCGCATCGCCCTCACCGCAGCGGAAACCGGCCACCTCGTGCTTGCCACCCTTCACACCGTCGATGCCCCGCAGTCCATCGACCGTCTGGTGGACGTCTTCCCGCCAGAGCAGCAATCACAGATCGTGACCCAGCTTGCGGGCGTGATCGAAGCCGTGGTCTCCCAGCGTCTCATTCAGCGCGCCGATGGACAAGGCCGCGTGCTTGCCTCCGAGGTAATGCGGGCATCCCACGGCATCCGCGCCTGTATCCGCGAACGGAAACTTGAACAGCTGGTCGGCCTAATGGAGATCGGCTTCAAGGATGGTTCGCGCACGATCGACCAGACCATCGCGGCGCTTCTCAACAGCGGCTACATCACTCGCGAGGAAGCCCTCTTCCACTGCCGTGAGAAGCGGAACTTCCCCGAGCCTGAAGCGTCGAACGAGCCGAAGAAACCCAAATCAATCTGGACCTGA